aacgcaccccccccccaagaatgtCAGTGCTTCACTGCCGGGCCCGAGGCAGGGGATCCCCAACCACTAGTCCCCTACAAGATCACTCCAGATATCTTACCCGTAGATGCCCCCTAATACCGTGGGATGGCTAACAGCTCGATTTCATTAGTAAAGAACCTCTCAAGTGCCAGGGCCCCCCACGAATCCTTTCCCTGCCGCCTCATCAGCTTCCTCCACGAGATCCTCTGCTTGCCACCGGCTTGGCTGTGCTTACAGGGTAGCTGCTCCTGAACCCTCTGTTCCTATCTACTGTAGGATTGCTTCCAGGGGGTGTAGCATTAGTACTTTGTGACTAGGGTTGCCCCCTACTATGTCTGACCACACACAACCCACTCCCCATGCCCTCTTTGTGGGtgcaaaaaatattttctattctgGCCCATGCTAAAAGTGCGTTTTAAGGACCTTTTCCTGCAACTGACCCAAAAAGACCTCTTCAAATTcaactcccccgcccccccccagggGGACAGCTCCCTCCAGAGTTTTTTAATACCATGGCCTTTTACCCGTTTAGGGAGAAACATCTGCCTGGTTAGCATCAGATTCTCATGAAACACTCCTGGCCcacttcccccccctcccctcatCCTGGCTTCTGCAATCCCAGGACAATGCAAGTTAGCAGAGAATGTTCCTTCCCGGAGTATCAGCAGCTCTTGACCCCATCTTTGGCCAAGTCTCTTGACATTGTCCCCAAACTTCCTAGGAAAGACCTGGCTCTGCTTACATCTTTTCCCATAGGTTTTATTCTTCGCTGAATGAACACCGCCATTCTATACCCAGGCCTTGCAGtttcagagaggagagagatgcaaCGAGCCCTCATTTTACAGGGTGCTTACAGCCTAGTTGAGAGGCAGATCAGAAACAGTGCTGCTCTGTGGGTTTTCTGAGAGTCTGGTGAGCTACGATGTGAATGCTTAAACACAAGATTTAATCTTGCCATTCACAGATCTGGGGAACAGCTGATCCAGAGGTCCAGAGGTCATGGCGATGTGGTGTGGGAGAGTAGCAGTGAGTTTGGACCAGAATCAGAGAAGGCTTGATCCAAAAAAGCCTTGGCATAAATTGCCTGGCTTTTGGTCAGCGCTACCGAACTCATAAGATTCTTCCCGCATTCACTTGTTCCTTGTTCACACTTTCAACACCTGATTAATAAGCATCTACTTCATACAGAGAATAAAATGGGCAAAAATTCACATCGAGTGCTATGTTGAAGAGGCAGACATTAGAAATGAAgctatgtgggggtgggggacatagTTCAGTCAAGAAAGTGTTGTCCTGAATTCAGATTCTCAGCacttacataaacaaacaaacaaacaaacaaaacctgggcatgctggcacatgcctgtaagcctgtaatgccagcactgggaagacagagacaggaggattcctggagctcactgcctagctccagattcaatgaaagactgtctcaaagaaaggaggaaaggaggagaacaCAGTTGAGGCCACATGacactggcctctggcctccacaccctCACATGCaatcatacaccacacacaaaatgAGAACACCCGAGGACAGTTATAGGGGCTAGGATATCAAAAATACTACGTGTGGACTGTCTCACGccatcttgttcctcaggtaaaGCCCAGAGCAGAGAGTTTGGTCCTAGACTGCTGTGGCCCACCACGGAGGCTGCTCTGACAGCTTCCTCGCCTTGCGGGTGGAATGAAGAAGAGTAGGAGCTGTGAACTTTACTAGCCTCACGCCTTCTTTCAGCCCGCTTGCCCCGCCTCATTGCTTCACTTATTCAGGAATACTTAGCAAgcagccagcaagatggctgcgCAGGCCAACACTGAAGCCTGATAGCCTGAGTCCAGTCTGCAGAACCCATGTGGTGGGAGGAGAGCACTCACTCGTGCAGGTTTCCTCTCACctctacatatgtgcacacacaatacaGATGGACACCAGAAATAAGTGCCTTTTTTATTTGGGAAAAAGAGAAGATAGGGATTAGCAAGCTAGGTACTGTCCTAGGTCCTGAGGACAGTTCAGAACAACGCCGGccggggctgtggagatggcttagtgactaAGCATCTGCTATGGAAACATGGGGATCAGAGTTCAGATTCCCGAGCCCATCTGAATGCCAGCCAGTTAGGAGGTCCACCTGTCACTCTAGTCTCTGAGGGCAGAAACAGGATCCCCACAACAATCTGGCTAACGAGACTAGCCATATCtgtgagctctgagtttgattgagagaccctgctcAATGAATACTGCGGAAGAGAGAGTGAGGATCATTCCTAGCGTCAGCCTTGAGTCtgcaacatgcacacatgtgcgtatacatgtgagaaatgaaaaaggggaaaaaatatcGTGGCATCAGAGAGGGAGGCCAGTAAAAATATGATCAGAAAGGCAGGATACATACAGGTACATTCTATGACAGCAAGGGATCTAGTGGGAAACTAGCTAGGGATTATAGGTCTGGGTGACAGGTGGCAGCGGTTGCTCAGAGCCCCATTGAGAAGGCAACAATCAGTGACAGGAAGGAGATAAGAGGAGGAGAGTATGGGGGTGTTAAGTTTGCCAGCAGAAGCTATAATCCTGAAACACAGGCCACGGAACAGAAATGGAGCCAGCATATTGGAGGAACAGCTGCAAGCTTGTGGGGGCCTGTGTAGGTCATTGGAAGGACTTTGGGTTTTACTGAGTGAGATGGGGTCACTAGGCTTTCAACAGGAGCATCAGGGTCCGGTACAGGTAAGCGTGATAGATACACTATTGACAGCGTTGGAAGTTTGGAATGGGACACACTATATATAATGCACCAAGCACCATACTCTTTAGAATTCAGTGAATGCCTGTGGCTGGTGCTGGACTTGGGCCAAACTCAGATGTgatgaggaggcaggagaggatgaGACAGGTCTTGTCTCCGCCACACAGTGCTTTGAGGATCCTGCTTCCTTCTACTTTGGAAAGTGAAATACTGAAAGGCAACACATCACAAGAAAAGAGTACAGCATCTGGAATTCAACCATCTCCCTTCACCTCCATTTAGCTCAGTGACCTCCAGTCTCTTCCTCAgtggcttttgttgttatttacttattttgaggcagttttctgtgtatccccggctgtcctggaacttgctttatagactaggctggccttgcatTGACagatctctgcctgcctctgcctcccaagtgcagggattaaaggcatgtgccacctctgcctggcTGAAGTTGGTGTTTCTGAGTCAGTAATTCTACCCATCCTTTCTCGTTGTTGGGAGGGGGATTTAGAAGAgtcaaaaaaaaatagatatgacCTGTTAAAACTCTTTTTCCCCCTGTGCATGGCATGCgcatgtgtgtatacttgtgtagGGCCAGAGGTTGACCATGAGTGTCTTCCCTGATTCCTCTCCACTTTATTGAAGCAAGGGCTCTCACTGACTCTGAAGCGCACAGGTTGGGCTAATGTAGCTAACTAGCTGGGCCTTTGCCTTAAGTGATGGATTGCAGAGAGCAGCTATGCCTGCCTAacatttacatgggttctagggagccaaactctggtcttctggctTGGATGGCATATGCTCTATCTGCTGGACCATTTCCTCAGTCCTATTAAAACTTGCTGTGTTTATGTGGAACTTTGGTTTGGTGTATGTGGTAAGGGAGTCTCATCCATTATAATTTCATAAACCCTTCCCTGACACATGCCACCTCAGAAAATAGCCATTTGGAGCTGAAGAGAGACTGGTCTGATATTAagcacttgtggctcttgcagaggactccagAATCCatccacatgctggctcacaaccacctgtaactcagattctggggatccaacagcctcttctggcttccgcCCAGGCTTGCAGGCAGTGCGTAGACAGGCATGcagggagcacacacacaaagtaaatatttctaaaagGAGCAATTTAAGATTTGGGTACTGGACTGtcaagatggttcagtaggtaaagtgtttgccatgcaagactggtgacccaagttcaatccctggaacccaattAATGTTAGAAGGAGAGAAGCAGCTTCAGGGCGGTCCTCTGACTTCGCATGCGCCCTCACTCACACGTCACATCACATCCTCTGACTTCGCATGTGCCCTCACTCACACGTCACATCCTCTGACTTCGCATGCACCCTCCCTCACACACATCACATCCTCTAACTTCGCATGCGCCCTCACTCACAAGTTACATCCGTAGTAAATGGTTTAGAAGACTTCAGTCAGATttgagagacggctcagtggttaagagcacttagtgctcttccagaggtcctgagttcaagtcccagcaatcacatggtggctcacaaccatctgtaatgggacacaatgccttcttctggtgtgtctgaaaacagctacagtgcactcatacatacatttttttttaaagtccactAAAGGAGAAAATGTCTTGTTACCCACTTGGGATTATCCTGAACCTAATAAATTCTGTTCATTAGTGTGCACTTTCCTTGTGGCAACCCTACAGCTGTGGAATACTGCTGACCAGAGAATTCCTTCTCTGGGAGACATAGGAACTCCATTGTGTTAAATATTCCCCCTCTCTAGGGAGGCTCTAGACAGTTTGGTCTCATCTGTTTGACTTTGCGTGTTAGCATGGATGTGTGCTTGCCAGTATGTGTATTGGACATCTGAGGACAACTTTTGGTAGTCAGCTCTCGCCTTCCTGCTTGCTGAGGGGTACACTGGGCTAATTGGTCCTAAGCATTTCTTCTGTCGCTGCCTGCCATCTTGCGGTGGAGGTGTTAGGATTGCATGTGTGCACCAGTATATTCTTCCCCACTTTAAATGTGCACCACTATATAATGTGCACCACTATATTCTTCCCCACTTTAAATGTGCACCACTATATTCTTCCCCACTTTAAATGCACATTCAGGGGCTTGAACTCAACCTGCTAGGCTTATTGAACAAATGCTTACCCTCTGGGCTGTCTTCCTAGCTCCTCATTTATTAGTCAGCAAGTACTTATCAATATAGACATCTACAGCAATAAATTTCCCTTTGAGCACTGCTTTAGCTGTGTCTCTTCTGTGTtggtatgttgtgttttcattttcttatttattttttacttatttatgagACTGAGTcctctatagctcaggctggccttgaacttctctgtgtagctgaggctactcttgaactcctggtcttcctACTGCTTCTCtcgtaagtgctgggattacaagcctgtgccaccacaccctgctgtgttttcattttcattcatgcAAAACATTCTCTAGTTTCCCTCATGGTCTCTTCATAGATCTCCTGGAGGAGAGGGAGCAAGCTAGATGTTGCTTAAGCTCAACATGTCAACAAATATTTGTCAAGTACCCACACCTTTTCCACATATGCACTGTGGTAGGTGCTGGGGCATAATGGCAAACAGAACAGGCTACTTTAGTCCTGGCCGCCTTAGTAAACACGTGGCAAAAGCATGTTGGTGGCACTAACTGTGGTAAAAGTAACTGGATTATAGGCTACATGGATATAGGCAAGAGGACAGAAACCTAAATGGGACTCAGGGAGGTATCGTTGACTTCTGGGGAATGATGTCCCAGGGCAGACAGGGAATCCACAGAGTTTGTTGTTTTATGAGGtagagtctcatgtatcccaacctagcctcaaactcactatgtagatgaagCTAGCCTTGAATCCTGCCTCGGGTTCCCAAATGGTAGGGTTATAGATGTGCATCACCATGTCTGGCAGAATCTGTTGACTAGTAACTCTCACACCTCCCACTAGATCCCAGAGAGCACCCCTAATTTTTCTGTAATTCTAACCTGTACTCCCTCCGTTTGGGGGTGAGGGTATAGCTTCCTTACAGGTTGGGGTTCTCTCCTGGCTATCAAGCCAATTGCTCTACTGCAGGCTATGGGGACTTTGAGGAATTTACCAGATCTCTCTGAGCTTCAGTGTTCTCATCTGTCCAGTGGAGAGAATAAATGTCTTTAAGAGTTGTAATGGGGACCTGATGAGAAGTGGAAACACATTGGAAAGGTGCTAATGGAAGCAAGCAAAATCGGTACCTTTGTCCCTGCCCCTTCCATGGCACTCCCTGCATCCTTATACTACATCTTTTCCTCCTTGGCAGCTGAGTCCCTCAGTTAGGTTCTGTATGCAGTCTCCTGGTTGCTACACCTTTGTTCTTCTGGAGATTAGACTAGAGGGAGTGTGAAGGGCATGGGATGTTGAATCTGGTCCCAGAACACTCAGAACTGGATACTGAAAATATCTCAttctagccgggtgtggtggcacattcctttaatcccagcacttgggaggcagaggcaggcgaatttctgagttcgaggccagcctggtctacaaagtgagttccaggacagccagggctacacagagaaaccctgtctaaaaaagaaaagaaagaaagaaagagagagagagagagagagagagagagagagagagagagagagagaaagagaaagaaaatatctaattctgAGTAAGGGTAGGGTGGAAACACCTCTCACCCGTGGGTGCATAGAGCCATCCAGAaagactgaataaaataaaaggtcCTGGGCTTTGAGGCGTGAGGGGGAGACATCCTCTCCCCCAAAGCTTCTTAGCTTTTTAGTGTAGTATGTAAGGAAGATGAGGGCTATACATAGAGACAGGACTGCAGGGGCAGTCCTCGGAATGATGGGCAAAAAAGTGGACTTTCTCACATTGACTCTTCAAAGACTCATTGGGATGACTGGGTCTGAGAACACAGGATGGACTCCAGGAGTTAGCTTCTAGTGCAGagggaaggacagacacacagcaggGATGGAAAATGCACCATAAAGATGGTACAAGaaagtgcctgcctgcctgccgggGGTGTTCAAGGAAGCCCAGGTATGTGATGTAATCACTAATAGCACACGCAGCATGGGATGGGATGCACACTGTTGATGAATGCTGCATTTCTCCCTCAGATGCCCATGCAGAGATCAGTTCAGAACCCAGGCCTATTTGTGTATGTCATGGCTTTGAGCTATCTTCTAGGAATGCAGGCACTCTTGCTGTTACCAGCTTGTCTTAGGCAAGTAGATTTCCCTTCCAACTTTGCATTCAAGGAATATTCCCTCTCCCCACAGTATTGGCTTTCCTGTTTCTGATACTGGAAATGATACTAACAATTAATAGAAGGTATTACCATATATTACCATGGGTGTTTACAGGGTGCCAGGGAGCCTTCCACCTGTTAATGTTAAAGCGCTGAATCTTCACAACAGCCCTATGCTTGATAGATCCTGATTGTCTTAGCCCTTGTTCCTTCTGCCCCAACTACCATAAGGTTGCCTCAAACTTGGAGcaatctcagcctcctgagtgcttggattgcCCTCACTTACAATGGTCGTGTGGCACAGAGGTTCAGTCATTTACCCATGGTCACACAGCTAGAAAATGACTGTgagcgcagacacacacacacacacaggttgatggtggcgcacaccttgaatcccagttactcaggaggcagaggcaagtggatctctgtgagttcaaggccagcttggtctacagagtgaattctaggatagccagggctacacagagaaacactgtctaaaaacaaagaagaaaaaaaggggggttgggggtggaggctTAGGTTTGAAGCTGGCGTTTTGGTTCCTGAAGCTGCTGTCTAAACCACTCAGATGGGATCTATTCTTATCTTCATTTTGCAGTGGCAAAACCAGAGGACTGAGACCAGAGGAAGGTATGGGGAATGGAGTAGAGGGAATCAATTTAGAGGAGAGTTTGAGCGCTACCCCACCTCCCAGGTCCTTGGGGAATTAGtcctggaagagaaagcaggTGCATAAAGACAGTCTGAGGATGAATAGGGAGGTGTGTGAAGATCCAGAAAAGATGGAGGTAAGGTTGGGAGGAGGCTAGCAATGACCCTGAGTTATTACAGGCTAGAGGAAAGCAGATGTATGGGTGGAATGATAGGCGAGCTGCTAAGAGAATGCTGTTGGTGCAGAGGCATGGATCTAGTTCCCTTTGCTTGCTACTCACGGGCTCTCTTTGCTCAGTCCCCATCCTCTTCTTCACAGGGTCTCCCTTCTTTCCACCGACCAGAGATGGAGGCAAACCAGGCAGGCAGCGGTGCCGGGGGTGGCGGGAGCAGCGGCATCGGGGGCGAGGACGGGGTCCACTTCCAGAGTTACCCATTTGACTTCCTGGAATTCCTCAACCACCAGCGCTTTGAGCCCATGGAGCTATACGGGGAACACGCCAAGGCAGTGGCAGCCCTGCCCTGTACCCCGGGGCCCccgccccagcccccaccccagcctcctcCACCCCAATATGACTACCCACCCCAGTCCAGTTTCAAACCCAAGGCGGAGGCTCCTtcctcatcttcatcatcatcttcatcatcatcttcctcATCTtcgtcttcctcatcctcttcccaaGCCAAGAAGATGGATCCGCCTTTGCCACCCACCTTCGGGGCACCTCCCCCTCCACTCTTTGATGCTGCCTTCCCTGCTCCGCAATGGGGAATAGTCGACCTCTCTGGACACCAGCACCTGTTCGGGAACCTGAAACGTGGTGGGCCCACCCCTGGGCCTGGAGTAGCATCAGGACTGGGCACTCCCACTGGGACCCCAGGGCCACTTACCACACCCTCGCAGACCCCGCCTGGGCCCGCAGTAGGGGCAGCCTGCGACCCAACCAAGGACGACAAGGGCTATTTCCGAAGGCTGAAGTACCTGATGGAGCGACGCTTCCCGTGTGGTGTTTGCCAGAAGTCCTTCAAACAGTCCTCACATCTGGTCCAGCACATGTTAGTGCACTCCGGGGAACGACCATACGAATGCGGCATCTGTGGCCGCACCTACAACCATGTCTCCAGTCTCATCCGCCACCGACGCTGCCACAAGGATGTGCCACCAACACCAACTGGAGGTACGCCACAGCCTGGGCCCGCACTCCCTTCACTGGGCCTCCCGGTATCCACAGCCAGTGCCACAGCCAGCTCTGACCCCGCCGCAGTGTCCTCTGGCCCCTCAGCCACCCCTGCAACGCCTGCCACCTCCACTGATGGGAACACCACCCCTGCTGCCCCACCCGGGGTGGCCATGCCTCCCTCTGCCACTACTGGCGGTGATGGCCCATTTGCCTGCTCCCTCTGCTGGAAGGTCTTCAAGAAGCCTAGCCACCTCCACCAGCACCAGATCATCCACACGGGTGAGAAACCCTTCTCCTGCTCCGTGTGCAGCAAAAGCTTCAACCGGAGGGAGAGCCTCAAACGTCACGTGAAAACGCACTCGGCCGACTTGCTGCGCCTGCCCTGTGGCATCTGTGGCAAGGTCTTCCGCGATGCTTCCTACCTCCTCAAGCACCAGGCAGCCCACGCAGCGGCCGGGACTCCGCGGCCGGTGTACCCCTGCGACCTGTGCGGGAAAACATACTCCGCACCGCAGAGCCTGCTGCGACACAAGGCTGCCCACGCACCACCTGTGGCCACGGAGCCGGCAAAGGACGGGGCTGCCTCGGTCCCACAGCCACCACCTCCCTTCCCCCCAGGTCCTTACCTCCTGCCCGCGGACCCATCCACTACCGACGAGAAAGCCACAGCGGCCGCAGCGGCTGTGGTGTATGGTGCGGTGCCTGTCCCACTTCTCAGCGCGCATCCGCTGCTGCTCGGCGGTGCGGGGAATGGTGGTGCTGGAGGCCCGGGCGCAGGCGGCCCCAGCAAGACGTTCTGCTGTGGCATCTGTGGGCGCGCGTTTGGGCGCCGCGAGACCCTGAAGCGCCACGAGCGCATCCACACCGGCGAGAAGCCCCACCAGTGCCCGGTGTGCGGGAAGCGTTTCCGGGAGTCCTTCCATCTGAGCAAGCACCACGTGGTGCACACCCGAGAGCGGCCCTACAAGTGCGAGTTGTGCGGCAAGGTCTTCGGCTACCCGCAGAGCCTCACACGCCACCGCCAGGTGCATCGGCTCCAATTGCCCTGCGCCCTGGCCGGAGCCACAGGCCTCGCCACCGGCCAGGGGACCACTGGGGCCTGTGGACCCGGAGCTGCAGGCACTTCAGGTGGGCCGGCCGACCTGAGCTATGCCTGCTCAGACTGCGGGGAGCACTTCCCGGATCTCTTCCACGTCATGAGTCACAAGGAAGCTCACATGTCAGAGAAGCCGTATGGCTGTGACGCCTGCGGCAAGACGTTCGGTTTCATCGAGAACCTCATGTGGCACAAGCTGGTTCACCAGGCTGCCCCGGAGCGCCTTCTAGCGCCAACACCCAGTGGCCCCCAGTCTTCTGATGgcggcagcagcggcggcggcacCGATGCATCCAGCGTGCTGGACAACGGACTGGCCGGAGAGGTGGGGACGGCTGTGGCAGCGCTGGCTGGGGTGTCTGGGGGCAGCGAGGATGCGGGTGGGGCGA
This Mus musculus strain C57BL/6J chromosome 7, GRCm38.p6 C57BL/6J DNA region includes the following protein-coding sequences:
- the Zfp865 gene encoding zinc finger protein 865 isoform 2 (isoform 2 is encoded by transcript variant 2), producing the protein MEANQAGSGAGGGGSSGIGGEDGVHFQSYPFDFLEFLNHQRFEPMELYGEHAKAVAALPCTPGPPPQPPPQPPPPQYDYPPQSSFKPKAEAPSSSSSSSSSSSSSSSSSSSSSQAKKMDPPLPPTFGAPPPPLFDAAFPAPQWGIVDLSGHQHLFGNLKRGGPTPGPGVASGLGTPTGTPGPLTTPSQTPPGPAVGAACDPTKDDKGYFRRLKYLMERRFPCGVCQKSFKQSSHLVQHMLVHSGERPYECGICGRTYNHVSSLIRHRRCHKDVPPTPTGGTPQPGPALPSLGLPVSTASATASSDPAAVSSGPSATPATPATSTDGNTTPAAPPGVAMPPSATTGGDGPFACSLCWKVFKKPSHLHQHQIIHTGEKPFSCSVCSKSFNRRESLKRHVKTHSADLLRLPCGICGKVFRDASYLLKHQAAHAAAGTPRPVYPCDLCGKTYSAPQSLLRHKAAHAPPVATEPAKDGAASVPQPPPPFPPGPYLLPADPSTTDEKATAAAAAVVYGAVPVPLLSAHPLLLGGAGNGGAGGPGAGGPSKTFCCGICGRAFGRRETLKRHERIHTGEKPHQCPVCGKRFRESFHLSKHHVVHTRERPYKCELCGKVFGYPQSLTRHRQVHRLQLPCALAGATGLATGQGTTGACGPGAAGTSGGPADLSYACSDCGEHFPDLFHVMSHKEAHMSEKPYGCDACGKTFGFIENLMWHKLVHQAAPERLLAPTPSGPQSSDGGSSGGGTDASSVLDNGLAGEVE
- the Zfp865 gene encoding zinc finger protein 865 isoform X3 codes for the protein MTLSYYRLEESRCMGGMIGELLRECCWCRGMDLVPFACYSRALFAQSPSSSSQGLPSFHRPEMEANQAGSGAGGGGSSGIGGEDGVHFQSYPFDFLEFLNHQRFEPMELYGEHAKAVAALPCTPGPPPQPPPQPPPPQYDYPPQSSFKPKAEAPSSSSSSSSSSSSSSSSSSSSSQAKKMDPPLPPTFGAPPPPLFDAAFPAPQWGIVDLSGHQHLFGNLKRGGPTPGPGVASGLGTPTGTPGPLTTPSQTPPGPAVGAACDPTKDDKGYFRRLKYLMERRFPCGVCQKSFKQSSHLVQHMLVHSGERPYECGICGRTYNHVSSLIRHRRCHKDVPPTPTGGTPQPGPALPSLGLPVSTASATASSDPAAVSSGPSATPATPATSTDGNTTPAAPPGVAMPPSATTGGDGPFACSLCWKVFKKPSHLHQHQIIHTGEKPFSCSVCSKSFNRRESLKRHVKTHSADLLRLPCGICGKVFRDASYLLKHQAAHAAAGTPRPVYPCDLCGKTYSAPQSLLRHKAAHAPPVATEPAKDGAASVPQPPPPFPPGPYLLPADPSTTDEKATAAAAAVVYGAVPVPLLSAHPLLLGGAGNGGAGGPGAGGPSKTFCCGICGRAFGRRETLKRHERIHTGEKPHQCPVCGKRFRESFHLSKHHVVHTRERPYKCELCGKVFGYPQSLTRHRQVHRLQLPCALAGATGLATGQGTTGACGPGAAGTSGGPADLSYACSDCGEHFPDLFHVMSHKEAHMSEKPYGCDACGKTFGFIENLMWHKLVHQAAPERLLAPTPSGPQSSDGGSSGGGTDASSVLDNGLAGEVE
- the Zfp865 gene encoding zinc finger protein 865 isoform X1, with amino-acid sequence MTLSYYRLEESRCMGGMIGELLRECCWCRGMDLVPFACYSRALFAQSPSSSSQGLPSFHRPEMEANQAGSGAGGGGSSGIGGEDGVHFQSYPFDFLEFLNHQRFEPMELYGEHAKAVAALPCTPGPPPQPPPQPPPPQYDYPPQSSFKPKAEAPSSSSSSSSSSSSSSSSSSSSSQAKKMDPPLPPTFGAPPPPLFDAAFPAPQWGIVDLSGHQHLFGNLKRGGPTPGPGVASGLGTPTGTPGPLTTPSQTPPGPAVGAACDPTKDDKGYFRRLKYLMERRFPCGVCQKSFKQSSHLVQHMLVHSGERPYECGICGRTYNHVSSLIRHRRCHKDVPPTPTGGTPQPGPALPSLGLPVSTASATASSDPAAVSSGPSATPATPATSTDGNTTPAAPPGVAMPPSATTGGDGPFACSLCWKVFKKPSHLHQHQIIHTGEKPFSCSVCSKSFNRRESLKRHVKTHSADLLRLPCGICGKVFRDASYLLKHQAAHAAAGTPRPVYPCDLCGKTYSAPQSLLRHKAAHAPPVATEPAKDGAASVPQPPPPFPPGPYLLPADPSTTDEKATAAAAAVVYGAVPVPLLSAHPLLLGGAGNGGAGGPGAGGPSKTFCCGICGRAFGRRETLKRHERIHTGEKPHQCPVCGKRFRESFHLSKHHVVHTRERPYKCELCGKVFGYPQSLTRHRQVHRLQLPCALAGATGLATGQGTTGACGPGAAGTSGGPADLSYACSDCGEHFPDLFHVMSHKEAHMSEKPYGCDACGKTFGFIENLMWHKLVHQAAPERLLAPTPSGPQSSDGGSSGGGTDASSVLDNGLAGEVGTAVAALAGVSGGSEDAGGATVAGSGGGTSSGAERFSCATCGQSFKHFLGLVTHKYVHLVRRTLGCGLCGQSFAGAYDLLLHRRSHRQKRGFRCPVCGKRFWEAALLMRHQRCHTEQRPYRCGVCGRGFLRSWYLRQHRVVHTGERAFKCGVCAKHFAQSSSLAEHRRLHAVARPQRCGACGKTFRYRSNLLEHQRLHLGERAYRCEHCGKGFFYLSSVLRHQRAHEPPRPELRCPACLKAFKDPGYFRKHLAAHQGGRPFRCSSCGEGFANTYGLKKHRLMHKAEGLGMPGTGGSALAGKDP
- the Zfp865 gene encoding zinc finger protein 865 isoform 1 (isoform 1 is encoded by transcript variant 1), with the protein product MEANQAGSGAGGGGSSGIGGEDGVHFQSYPFDFLEFLNHQRFEPMELYGEHAKAVAALPCTPGPPPQPPPQPPPPQYDYPPQSSFKPKAEAPSSSSSSSSSSSSSSSSSSSSSQAKKMDPPLPPTFGAPPPPLFDAAFPAPQWGIVDLSGHQHLFGNLKRGGPTPGPGVASGLGTPTGTPGPLTTPSQTPPGPAVGAACDPTKDDKGYFRRLKYLMERRFPCGVCQKSFKQSSHLVQHMLVHSGERPYECGICGRTYNHVSSLIRHRRCHKDVPPTPTGGTPQPGPALPSLGLPVSTASATASSDPAAVSSGPSATPATPATSTDGNTTPAAPPGVAMPPSATTGGDGPFACSLCWKVFKKPSHLHQHQIIHTGEKPFSCSVCSKSFNRRESLKRHVKTHSADLLRLPCGICGKVFRDASYLLKHQAAHAAAGTPRPVYPCDLCGKTYSAPQSLLRHKAAHAPPVATEPAKDGAASVPQPPPPFPPGPYLLPADPSTTDEKATAAAAAVVYGAVPVPLLSAHPLLLGGAGNGGAGGPGAGGPSKTFCCGICGRAFGRRETLKRHERIHTGEKPHQCPVCGKRFRESFHLSKHHVVHTRERPYKCELCGKVFGYPQSLTRHRQVHRLQLPCALAGATGLATGQGTTGACGPGAAGTSGGPADLSYACSDCGEHFPDLFHVMSHKEAHMSEKPYGCDACGKTFGFIENLMWHKLVHQAAPERLLAPTPSGPQSSDGGSSGGGTDASSVLDNGLAGEVGTAVAALAGVSGGSEDAGGATVAGSGGGTSSGAERFSCATCGQSFKHFLGLVTHKYVHLVRRTLGCGLCGQSFAGAYDLLLHRRSHRQKRGFRCPVCGKRFWEAALLMRHQRCHTEQRPYRCGVCGRGFLRSWYLRQHRVVHTGERAFKCGVCAKHFAQSSSLAEHRRLHAVARPQRCGACGKTFRYRSNLLEHQRLHLGERAYRCEHCGKGFFYLSSVLRHQRAHEPPRPELRCPACLKAFKDPGYFRKHLAAHQGGRPFRCSSCGEGFANTYGLKKHRLMHKAEGLGMPGTGGSALAGKDP